Proteins from one Procambarus clarkii isolate CNS0578487 chromosome 8, FALCON_Pclarkii_2.0, whole genome shotgun sequence genomic window:
- the LOC123759681 gene encoding uncharacterized protein isoform X2 — MSQNSSSNNIQNGRWVENSAPGFSSGLMYQDFLPLKDPDNSTCWSTSYQSFSETVQHANEWLGRHEGYEILGCESLACTPSEMPSYLADSWPTTTHIRGLRLWLRGPGEDTSSSVTGRFLLSYRDFTPYLDRKNLFSRDYEDTGVLLERLNQYLENRTSRVRILAVETLDTPMSGVLDIEVDTEKSSLTFSQHGFTKYCRSLRVFFVTQYQKRPQEGQGYDVIPRICLLDFVPKNKPDKFISGEETVTEMMQRALRWCSTTKGVTLLNLQVLPAKAGRTTTASTWMLENPGHVFNKFFSFVRIAYTEGEVTEVTEESAGGEAAGEATGEAVDEVAPESTVEDDVPRDDQDTVAEVMSLPGVVSVAALRPPSGPLTGLHCKTFLPKQLTAGGACRHSEWEPLEETVSRLNSWVDACQGVLVNIHTRYAYTQGRSGTVDPEASSWVKHLTGGGQVAVLHLVIRGGRSPTALPARHQEPTPTCVIL; from the exons ATGTCGCAAAACTCTTCGTCAAACAACATTCAG AACGGACGGTGGGTGGAGAACTCTGCGCCAGGCTTCTCCAGCGGCCTCATGTACCAGGATTTCCTTCCCTTGAAAGACCCGGATAACTCGACATGCTGGTCCACCAGCTACCAGAGCTTCAG CGAGACGGTTCAACACGCCAACGAATGGCTTGGCCGCCACGAAGGCTACGAGATCCTGGGATGTGAAAGCTTGGCCTGCACCCCGTCTGAGATGCCCTCCTACCTGGCCGACTcttggcccaccaccacacacatcag GGGCCTCCGTCTGTGGCTGAGAGGTCCTGGTGAAGACACGTCCTCTTCTGTCACCGGTCGCTTCCTGCTCAGTTACCGGGACTTCACGCCATACCTGGACCGCAAGAACCTATTCAGTAGGGACTACGAAGACACCGGAGTGCTGTTGGAGCGTCTCAACCAGTACCTGGAGAACCGCACCtccagggttcgtatcctggccgtggAGACCCTG GACACCCCCATGAGCGGCGTGCTGGACATCGAGGTGGACACCGAGAAGtcttccctcaccttctcccAGCACGGCTTTACCAA GTACTGCCGCTCGCTGCGGGTGTTCTTCGTGACGCAGTACCAGAAGCGGCCGCAAGAGGGCCAGGGATATGACGTTATACCCAGGATCTGCCTCTTGGACTTTGTCCCAAAAAACAAACCAGACAAATTCATAAG TGGCGAGGAGACGGTGACGGAGATGATGCAGCGAGCCCTCAGGTGGTGCTCTACCACTAAGGGTGTCACCCTACTCAATCTTCAG GTCCTGCCCGCTAAAGCTGGCcgcaccaccacagcctccacctgGATGCTGGAAAATCCTGGACACGTCTTCAATAAGTTTTTTTCCTTCGTCCGCATCGCCTACACCGAGGGCGAGGTCACAGAGGTGACGGAGGAGAGCGCCGGCGGCGAGGCTGCGGGCGAGGCTACCGGCGAGGCGGTGGACGAGGTGGCCCCGGAGTCCACGGTGGAGGACGACGTCCCTAGGGACGACCAGGACACAGTGGCCG AGGTGATGAGCCTgcctggtgtggtgagtgtggcggCCCTCCGGCCTCCCTCAGGACCACTAACCGGCCTCCATTGCAAGACCTTCCTCCCTAAACAACTGACTGCAG GAGGCGCGTGTAGGCACAGCGAGTGGGAGCCGCTGGAGGAGACGGTGAGTCGTCTCAACTCCTGGGTGGACGCCTGCCAGGGTGTCCTCGTCAACATCCACACCCGCTACGCCTACACCCAAG GGCGCTCAGGGACCGTGGACCCGGAGGCAAGCAGTTGGGTGAAACATCTAACTGGAGGCGGCCAGGTGGCTGTCTTACACCTGGTGATCAGGGGCGGCCGCTCCCCCACCGCCCTCCCCGCCCGCCACCAGGAACCGACCCCCACCTGCGTCATCCTGTAG
- the LOC123759681 gene encoding uncharacterized protein isoform X1, which produces MSASTFPGASFTAEKFQNGRWVENSAPGFSSGLMYQDFLPLKDPDNSTCWSTSYQSFSETVQHANEWLGRHEGYEILGCESLACTPSEMPSYLADSWPTTTHIRGLRLWLRGPGEDTSSSVTGRFLLSYRDFTPYLDRKNLFSRDYEDTGVLLERLNQYLENRTSRVRILAVETLDTPMSGVLDIEVDTEKSSLTFSQHGFTKYCRSLRVFFVTQYQKRPQEGQGYDVIPRICLLDFVPKNKPDKFISGEETVTEMMQRALRWCSTTKGVTLLNLQVLPAKAGRTTTASTWMLENPGHVFNKFFSFVRIAYTEGEVTEVTEESAGGEAAGEATGEAVDEVAPESTVEDDVPRDDQDTVAEVMSLPGVVSVAALRPPSGPLTGLHCKTFLPKQLTAGGACRHSEWEPLEETVSRLNSWVDACQGVLVNIHTRYAYTQGRSGTVDPEASSWVKHLTGGGQVAVLHLVIRGGRSPTALPARHQEPTPTCVIL; this is translated from the exons ATGAGTGCCTCCACCTTCCCTGGCGCCTCCTTCACTGCCGAGAAGTTCCAG AACGGACGGTGGGTGGAGAACTCTGCGCCAGGCTTCTCCAGCGGCCTCATGTACCAGGATTTCCTTCCCTTGAAAGACCCGGATAACTCGACATGCTGGTCCACCAGCTACCAGAGCTTCAG CGAGACGGTTCAACACGCCAACGAATGGCTTGGCCGCCACGAAGGCTACGAGATCCTGGGATGTGAAAGCTTGGCCTGCACCCCGTCTGAGATGCCCTCCTACCTGGCCGACTcttggcccaccaccacacacatcag GGGCCTCCGTCTGTGGCTGAGAGGTCCTGGTGAAGACACGTCCTCTTCTGTCACCGGTCGCTTCCTGCTCAGTTACCGGGACTTCACGCCATACCTGGACCGCAAGAACCTATTCAGTAGGGACTACGAAGACACCGGAGTGCTGTTGGAGCGTCTCAACCAGTACCTGGAGAACCGCACCtccagggttcgtatcctggccgtggAGACCCTG GACACCCCCATGAGCGGCGTGCTGGACATCGAGGTGGACACCGAGAAGtcttccctcaccttctcccAGCACGGCTTTACCAA GTACTGCCGCTCGCTGCGGGTGTTCTTCGTGACGCAGTACCAGAAGCGGCCGCAAGAGGGCCAGGGATATGACGTTATACCCAGGATCTGCCTCTTGGACTTTGTCCCAAAAAACAAACCAGACAAATTCATAAG TGGCGAGGAGACGGTGACGGAGATGATGCAGCGAGCCCTCAGGTGGTGCTCTACCACTAAGGGTGTCACCCTACTCAATCTTCAG GTCCTGCCCGCTAAAGCTGGCcgcaccaccacagcctccacctgGATGCTGGAAAATCCTGGACACGTCTTCAATAAGTTTTTTTCCTTCGTCCGCATCGCCTACACCGAGGGCGAGGTCACAGAGGTGACGGAGGAGAGCGCCGGCGGCGAGGCTGCGGGCGAGGCTACCGGCGAGGCGGTGGACGAGGTGGCCCCGGAGTCCACGGTGGAGGACGACGTCCCTAGGGACGACCAGGACACAGTGGCCG AGGTGATGAGCCTgcctggtgtggtgagtgtggcggCCCTCCGGCCTCCCTCAGGACCACTAACCGGCCTCCATTGCAAGACCTTCCTCCCTAAACAACTGACTGCAG GAGGCGCGTGTAGGCACAGCGAGTGGGAGCCGCTGGAGGAGACGGTGAGTCGTCTCAACTCCTGGGTGGACGCCTGCCAGGGTGTCCTCGTCAACATCCACACCCGCTACGCCTACACCCAAG GGCGCTCAGGGACCGTGGACCCGGAGGCAAGCAGTTGGGTGAAACATCTAACTGGAGGCGGCCAGGTGGCTGTCTTACACCTGGTGATCAGGGGCGGCCGCTCCCCCACCGCCCTCCCCGCCCGCCACCAGGAACCGACCCCCACCTGCGTCATCCTGTAG
- the LOC123759681 gene encoding uncharacterized protein isoform X3 — protein sequence MYQDFLPLKDPDNSTCWSTSYQSFSETVQHANEWLGRHEGYEILGCESLACTPSEMPSYLADSWPTTTHIRGLRLWLRGPGEDTSSSVTGRFLLSYRDFTPYLDRKNLFSRDYEDTGVLLERLNQYLENRTSRVRILAVETLDTPMSGVLDIEVDTEKSSLTFSQHGFTKYCRSLRVFFVTQYQKRPQEGQGYDVIPRICLLDFVPKNKPDKFISGEETVTEMMQRALRWCSTTKGVTLLNLQVLPAKAGRTTTASTWMLENPGHVFNKFFSFVRIAYTEGEVTEVTEESAGGEAAGEATGEAVDEVAPESTVEDDVPRDDQDTVAEVMSLPGVVSVAALRPPSGPLTGLHCKTFLPKQLTAGGACRHSEWEPLEETVSRLNSWVDACQGVLVNIHTRYAYTQGRSGTVDPEASSWVKHLTGGGQVAVLHLVIRGGRSPTALPARHQEPTPTCVIL from the exons ATGTACCAGGATTTCCTTCCCTTGAAAGACCCGGATAACTCGACATGCTGGTCCACCAGCTACCAGAGCTTCAG CGAGACGGTTCAACACGCCAACGAATGGCTTGGCCGCCACGAAGGCTACGAGATCCTGGGATGTGAAAGCTTGGCCTGCACCCCGTCTGAGATGCCCTCCTACCTGGCCGACTcttggcccaccaccacacacatcag GGGCCTCCGTCTGTGGCTGAGAGGTCCTGGTGAAGACACGTCCTCTTCTGTCACCGGTCGCTTCCTGCTCAGTTACCGGGACTTCACGCCATACCTGGACCGCAAGAACCTATTCAGTAGGGACTACGAAGACACCGGAGTGCTGTTGGAGCGTCTCAACCAGTACCTGGAGAACCGCACCtccagggttcgtatcctggccgtggAGACCCTG GACACCCCCATGAGCGGCGTGCTGGACATCGAGGTGGACACCGAGAAGtcttccctcaccttctcccAGCACGGCTTTACCAA GTACTGCCGCTCGCTGCGGGTGTTCTTCGTGACGCAGTACCAGAAGCGGCCGCAAGAGGGCCAGGGATATGACGTTATACCCAGGATCTGCCTCTTGGACTTTGTCCCAAAAAACAAACCAGACAAATTCATAAG TGGCGAGGAGACGGTGACGGAGATGATGCAGCGAGCCCTCAGGTGGTGCTCTACCACTAAGGGTGTCACCCTACTCAATCTTCAG GTCCTGCCCGCTAAAGCTGGCcgcaccaccacagcctccacctgGATGCTGGAAAATCCTGGACACGTCTTCAATAAGTTTTTTTCCTTCGTCCGCATCGCCTACACCGAGGGCGAGGTCACAGAGGTGACGGAGGAGAGCGCCGGCGGCGAGGCTGCGGGCGAGGCTACCGGCGAGGCGGTGGACGAGGTGGCCCCGGAGTCCACGGTGGAGGACGACGTCCCTAGGGACGACCAGGACACAGTGGCCG AGGTGATGAGCCTgcctggtgtggtgagtgtggcggCCCTCCGGCCTCCCTCAGGACCACTAACCGGCCTCCATTGCAAGACCTTCCTCCCTAAACAACTGACTGCAG GAGGCGCGTGTAGGCACAGCGAGTGGGAGCCGCTGGAGGAGACGGTGAGTCGTCTCAACTCCTGGGTGGACGCCTGCCAGGGTGTCCTCGTCAACATCCACACCCGCTACGCCTACACCCAAG GGCGCTCAGGGACCGTGGACCCGGAGGCAAGCAGTTGGGTGAAACATCTAACTGGAGGCGGCCAGGTGGCTGTCTTACACCTGGTGATCAGGGGCGGCCGCTCCCCCACCGCCCTCCCCGCCCGCCACCAGGAACCGACCCCCACCTGCGTCATCCTGTAG